Proteins encoded by one window of Chondromyces crocatus:
- the dps gene encoding DNA starvation/stationary phase protection protein Dps, with the protein MYRSPSPLPAEARSQIVETLNARLIDGLDLHSQIKVAHWNIKGPHFAALHPLFETFAVSLAEFNDAIAERAVTLGGQIRATARHVASTSTIPDYDQSATRDLDHARLLADRFQKYLEGLHASRSIVDRLGDVDTSDLLTGIIGTFEKHTWFLRSTVET; encoded by the coding sequence ATGTACCGCAGCCCCAGTCCACTGCCCGCCGAGGCGCGCTCCCAGATCGTGGAGACCCTGAACGCGCGCCTCATCGACGGCCTCGACCTGCACAGCCAGATCAAGGTTGCCCACTGGAACATCAAGGGTCCGCATTTTGCTGCTCTGCATCCCCTGTTCGAGACGTTCGCCGTCAGTCTCGCGGAGTTCAACGACGCCATCGCCGAACGTGCCGTCACGCTGGGTGGCCAGATCCGCGCCACCGCCCGCCACGTCGCCAGCACCTCGACGATCCCCGACTACGACCAGAGCGCCACCCGCGACCTCGACCACGCGCGCCTGCTCGCCGACAGGTTCCAGAAGTACCTGGAGGGCCTCCATGCGTCCCGCTCCATCGTCGATCGGCTCGGCGACGTGGACACCTCCGACCTCCTGACCGGGATCATCGGCACCTTCGAGAAGCACACCTGGTTCTTGCGCTCCACGGTCGAGACCTGA
- a CDS encoding serine/threonine protein kinase codes for MPQVKLLDPSDARRRLDRYELIGEIASGGMASVFLARLAGVGGFQRFIAIKRLHPHLANEREFIDMFLDEARLAAGIHSPHVVPILEIGTTDAGYYLVMEYIEGDTLARVLARSASRGNALSPSVVVRIMLDALVGLHAAHELLGPDGRPVSLVHRDCSPQNILIGVDGCTRLTDFGVARATSRLSSTRPDRMKGKLAYMSPEQAGGDALDRRSDLFAMGTVLWESLAGRRLFKGDSEGATLTRIMTEPIPRLRDANPEAAAALDEVCARALERYPEPRFQTAAEMAEALERAASESLPEGVASPRQVAAVMQELLGQEIAAQRESVRVWLQHESSGADLQLRSWGESSEGGRSIGTLSAGSSSVSKIIPVALPDEPPSGAREPSITPGSMAMTRQTSAVPMVAARRKGGRGWLAGIAVTVLALGGSGALWAGLGSSSTPTAVTETGASTPGHAVPPADAAEAVVPAVLRPPSEKGSAALLGEPVGAPSAEALTPQSIDRPAEAVRGAPSAPPIKAASPAPAPVRSNPVVPAKKAATEAPPPPSDMANPYR; via the coding sequence GTGCCCCAGGTCAAGCTTCTCGATCCCAGCGACGCGCGACGGCGGCTCGATCGCTACGAGCTGATCGGCGAGATCGCTTCCGGCGGGATGGCGAGTGTGTTCCTCGCCCGCCTCGCGGGTGTGGGCGGGTTCCAGCGCTTCATCGCGATCAAGCGGCTGCATCCGCACCTGGCGAATGAGCGTGAGTTCATCGACATGTTCCTCGATGAAGCGCGGCTCGCGGCAGGGATCCACAGCCCGCACGTGGTGCCCATCCTGGAGATCGGCACGACGGACGCCGGCTACTACCTGGTGATGGAGTACATCGAGGGCGACACGCTGGCGCGCGTGCTCGCTCGGTCCGCGAGCCGCGGGAACGCGCTGTCTCCTTCGGTGGTGGTGCGCATCATGCTGGACGCCCTGGTCGGCCTTCATGCGGCACACGAGCTTCTGGGGCCGGATGGGCGGCCGGTCTCGCTGGTGCATCGAGACTGCTCGCCGCAGAACATCCTGATCGGCGTGGATGGCTGCACGCGCTTGACCGATTTCGGCGTGGCGCGCGCGACGTCGCGGTTGTCGAGCACGCGACCCGATCGGATGAAAGGGAAACTGGCCTACATGTCACCCGAGCAGGCCGGGGGCGATGCGCTCGATCGGCGCTCCGATCTGTTCGCCATGGGGACGGTGCTCTGGGAGTCGCTGGCCGGGCGTCGCTTGTTCAAGGGAGACTCGGAAGGAGCGACGCTGACCCGGATCATGACCGAGCCGATCCCACGCCTGCGCGATGCGAATCCCGAGGCGGCCGCGGCGCTGGACGAGGTGTGCGCGCGGGCGCTGGAGCGGTATCCTGAGCCGCGCTTCCAGACGGCGGCCGAGATGGCAGAGGCGCTGGAGCGTGCGGCGAGCGAGTCGCTGCCCGAGGGGGTGGCGTCGCCACGACAGGTGGCCGCCGTGATGCAGGAGCTGCTCGGGCAGGAGATCGCTGCGCAGCGCGAGAGTGTGCGTGTATGGCTGCAGCACGAGTCGAGCGGGGCCGATCTGCAGCTTCGTTCGTGGGGAGAGAGCAGCGAGGGAGGGCGCAGCATCGGGACCCTGTCCGCTGGCTCCAGCTCGGTGTCGAAGATCATTCCGGTCGCGCTTCCCGACGAGCCACCGTCGGGGGCGAGGGAGCCGAGCATCACACCGGGGTCGATGGCGATGACCCGGCAGACGTCCGCCGTGCCGATGGTGGCGGCTCGACGCAAAGGGGGGCGGGGGTGGTTGGCCGGCATCGCCGTGACCGTGCTGGCGCTGGGGGGCAGTGGGGCGCTCTGGGCGGGCCTGGGGAGCTCGTCGACGCCGACCGCGGTGACGGAGACGGGGGCGTCCACGCCGGGGCATGCGGTGCCGCCTGCAGACGCCGCCGAGGCGGTCGTCCCAGCTGTGTTGCGGCCCCCATCGGAGAAGGGGAGCGCCGCGCTCCTGGGCGAGCCGGTCGGAGCGCCCTCTGCGGAGGCGCTCACGCCGCAAAGCATCGACCGCCCTGCGGAGGCGGTGCGAGGAGCGCCGAGCGCGCCTCCCATCAAGGCGGCGAGTCCAGCTCCAGCTCCAGTGCGTTCGAATCCGGTGGTGCCGGCGAAGAAGGCCGCGACGGAGGCGCCTCCGCCCCCGAGCGACATGGCGAACCCGTACCGCTGA
- a CDS encoding DUF885 domain-containing protein, whose product MTEPSSSRDPIFSLSDEFVDAFAVACPVDASLVGVACDAGAWNDWSPAGVAAWGSTLTSFRERLHALPPVASNPWASLARRVMANYLDERLDEQAHGEHLVNLNNIDSTLQHMRMVFDMMDTSSAAGWEAVLRRLETVDRAAKSYQASLEEGRRSGKVVAKRQVQAGITQAEHQAGPSSFFLTLLSTAEAAEKATPGSVSVAVLERLPAAVENARRTFGELARYLAETYLPDASEVDGVGEARYQRASRRFLGANIDLRETYAWGWAEVRRIEAEMAALAEQIQPGATVPEVIRMLEQDPARCAGSLDEFLELMRERQARALADLEGVHFDVPEPIRRIEVKLAPPGGALGAYYLPPSEGFKRPGTIWYAPGEVCQVPLYGEISTAYHEGFPGHHLQCGLQVYFEEQLSRVHRFLVMYSGYAEGWALYAEQLMGELGYFEKPEYVLGMLAAKLMRAYRVVIDIGMHLDLPIPKDAPAHGGERWSYEAAVEMMEGRAFMASDHARSEVTRYLGWPGQAISYKVGERVMLELRAEMRRRQAEAFDLKAFHGKVLGAGSVGLDLLRELVLNEA is encoded by the coding sequence GTGACCGAGCCCTCTTCTTCGCGCGACCCCATCTTTTCCCTCAGTGACGAATTCGTCGATGCCTTCGCAGTGGCGTGTCCGGTGGACGCCTCGCTGGTGGGTGTCGCGTGCGACGCAGGCGCCTGGAACGACTGGAGCCCCGCCGGCGTCGCCGCCTGGGGGTCCACGCTCACGTCGTTTCGAGAGCGGCTCCATGCGCTGCCGCCCGTGGCGAGCAACCCCTGGGCGAGCCTCGCCCGGCGGGTGATGGCGAACTACCTGGACGAGCGCCTCGACGAGCAGGCGCACGGCGAGCACCTCGTCAACCTGAACAACATCGACTCGACGCTGCAGCACATGCGGATGGTGTTCGACATGATGGACACCTCGTCGGCCGCGGGCTGGGAAGCCGTGCTCCGGCGGCTGGAGACGGTCGATCGTGCCGCCAAGAGCTACCAGGCGTCTCTGGAGGAGGGGCGGAGATCGGGCAAGGTGGTGGCGAAGCGGCAGGTGCAAGCCGGCATCACCCAGGCGGAGCACCAGGCGGGGCCATCCTCGTTCTTCCTGACCTTGCTCTCGACGGCCGAGGCGGCGGAGAAAGCGACGCCAGGGAGCGTGTCGGTCGCGGTTCTGGAGCGGTTGCCTGCCGCGGTGGAGAACGCACGGCGGACCTTCGGAGAGCTCGCGCGCTACCTCGCAGAGACGTACCTGCCCGACGCGAGCGAGGTCGACGGGGTCGGAGAAGCGCGCTACCAGCGGGCTTCACGACGCTTTCTCGGCGCGAACATCGATCTGAGGGAGACCTATGCCTGGGGCTGGGCGGAGGTGCGGAGGATCGAGGCGGAGATGGCCGCGCTCGCCGAGCAGATCCAGCCGGGGGCGACGGTGCCAGAGGTGATCCGGATGCTGGAGCAGGATCCTGCACGCTGCGCTGGATCGCTGGACGAGTTTCTGGAGTTGATGCGAGAGCGCCAGGCCCGCGCGCTCGCCGATCTGGAAGGCGTCCACTTCGACGTACCGGAGCCGATCCGTCGGATCGAGGTGAAGCTGGCGCCGCCGGGTGGTGCGCTCGGTGCTTACTACTTGCCGCCGAGTGAAGGATTCAAGCGGCCGGGGACGATCTGGTACGCACCCGGCGAGGTGTGCCAGGTGCCGCTGTACGGGGAGATCAGCACCGCCTACCACGAAGGGTTTCCGGGGCACCATCTCCAGTGCGGGCTTCAGGTCTACTTCGAGGAGCAGCTCAGCCGGGTGCACCGCTTCCTGGTGATGTACTCGGGGTACGCAGAGGGCTGGGCTCTCTACGCAGAGCAGCTCATGGGCGAGCTCGGGTACTTCGAGAAGCCCGAGTATGTGCTGGGGATGCTGGCCGCAAAGCTGATGCGTGCGTACCGGGTGGTGATCGACATCGGCATGCACCTGGATCTGCCGATCCCGAAGGACGCACCGGCGCACGGGGGAGAGCGCTGGAGCTACGAGGCGGCGGTGGAGATGATGGAGGGCCGCGCGTTCATGGCCAGCGACCACGCGCGGAGCGAGGTGACGCGGTACCTGGGCTGGCCAGGGCAGGCGATCTCGTACAAGGTCGGGGAGCGCGTGATGCTGGAGCTGCGCGCGGAGATGCGGAGGCGACAGGCCGAGGCGTTCGATCTGAAGGCGTTCCACGGGAAGGTGCTGGGTGCGGGCTCCGTGGGGCTGGACCTGCTGCGTGAGCTGGTGCTGAACGAAGCCTGA
- a CDS encoding LysR substrate-binding domain-containing protein — MRHAPHPFTLRQLQYALAVAETRNFHRAAALCHVSQPSLSAQIAQLEEMLGVTLFERDRRRVVPTAAGEELLGHARQILLAADALLDMAVQLGEPLVGKLRIGVIPTMAPYLLPEFVPALRVRHPDLGVTWIEEKTAVLRGLLGARELDAALLALEPDLGDMAQEILGRDPFVLAMAKGDPLAQRDGPVEIEELSGATVLLLEDGHCFREQALPFCAEARAKEAELRATSLPTLVQMTAAGAGVTLLPLLSLPTENRHGDLAIRTLVAPAPGRTVALLWRSSSPRERSLRALSATLREVYQALEPRLQACLPRRSKGKALGGV, encoded by the coding sequence GTGCGCCACGCACCGCACCCGTTCACGCTACGGCAGTTGCAGTACGCGCTCGCGGTCGCCGAGACGCGCAACTTCCACCGGGCGGCGGCGCTCTGTCATGTGTCTCAGCCCTCGCTGAGCGCTCAGATCGCGCAGCTCGAAGAGATGCTGGGGGTGACTCTCTTCGAGCGGGATCGGAGACGGGTGGTGCCCACGGCGGCGGGAGAAGAGCTGCTCGGGCATGCGAGGCAGATCCTGCTGGCGGCCGACGCGCTGCTCGACATGGCCGTGCAGCTGGGAGAGCCGTTGGTGGGTAAGCTACGGATCGGGGTGATCCCCACGATGGCCCCTTACCTGCTGCCAGAGTTCGTCCCGGCGCTGCGGGTTCGCCATCCGGACCTCGGGGTGACCTGGATCGAAGAAAAGACGGCGGTCCTCCGGGGCCTCCTCGGGGCACGGGAGCTCGACGCGGCCTTGCTGGCGCTGGAGCCCGATCTGGGGGACATGGCGCAGGAGATCCTGGGGCGAGACCCGTTCGTCCTGGCCATGGCGAAAGGAGATCCGCTGGCGCAGAGGGACGGGCCTGTGGAGATCGAGGAGCTGTCCGGGGCGACGGTGCTGCTGCTGGAGGATGGTCACTGCTTCCGGGAGCAAGCCTTGCCATTTTGCGCGGAGGCCAGGGCAAAGGAGGCCGAGCTGCGGGCGACGAGCTTGCCCACGCTGGTGCAGATGACCGCTGCGGGGGCAGGGGTGACGCTCCTGCCGCTGCTGTCGCTGCCCACGGAGAACCGTCATGGCGATCTTGCCATCCGGACGCTCGTGGCACCGGCGCCAGGAAGGACGGTCGCGCTGCTGTGGCGGAGCAGCTCTCCTCGAGAGCGAAGTCTGCGGGCGCTCTCGGCGACGTTGAGAGAGGTTTACCAGGCGCTCGAACCGCGCCTCCAGGCCTGCCTGCCCAGGCGAAGTAAGGGCAAAGCGCTCGGGGGCGTGTAG
- a CDS encoding zinc/iron-chelating domain-containing protein, with amino-acid sequence MCVICGLCCTGLLFDIAPLEEPELPLAERLRLPLIQTPVYDAFRLPCPRQDGAVCGVYATRPKVCGTYECGLLQRYTGGEVSLGEAHERVMRVREMTAALRRQVPAGARARPLWDDARAYLDMMDDGLVQPERQREIETLKASLSALRTTIRQDLDP; translated from the coding sequence GTGTGCGTGATCTGTGGTCTGTGCTGTACGGGATTGTTGTTCGATATCGCGCCCTTGGAAGAGCCAGAGCTGCCGCTGGCGGAGCGCCTGCGGCTGCCGCTGATCCAGACTCCGGTGTACGACGCCTTCCGGTTGCCCTGTCCGCGACAGGACGGGGCCGTCTGCGGGGTGTACGCAACACGACCCAAGGTCTGCGGGACCTACGAGTGCGGGCTGCTCCAGCGGTACACAGGGGGTGAGGTGTCGCTCGGAGAAGCGCACGAGCGCGTGATGCGGGTACGCGAAATGACGGCCGCGCTGCGTCGTCAGGTCCCAGCCGGAGCGCGGGCGCGGCCGCTCTGGGACGACGCTCGGGCGTATCTGGACATGATGGACGATGGGCTCGTCCAGCCCGAGCGTCAGCGCGAGATCGAGACGCTGAAAGCCTCCCTGTCCGCGCTGCGTACGACCATCCGGCAGGATCTCGATCCCTGA